GCGCCGCGTCCGAGGGACTTCCGTACCAGGGCGTGTCACCGGTCGTCCCGGGGAAGCGGTCCGCTGGTCGCTGCCCCCGGGCGCGGAGCCGGGACGGGAGTCGGGCTCAACGCAGCACAAGCAGGTCCAGCGACGACGTCAGGTCCGCCGCCGGGTCCTGAGCTCCCACGGCCGCGCGCAGCCGCTCCTTGCCGCGGGTGAACTCCTCCTCGGAGAGGCTGCGCATCAGCGTGTCGGCGTCCCGGAGAGCATCCGCACGCTCCAGGAGTTCGGCCAGGCTCGCGATGTCGGCCTGCGGGACGGGTTCCAGGGCGGCCGGTGCGAAGCCGGCCTGCGCGAAGGCGGCACAGGTCTCCTCGACGGACGGGTAGGTGTCGAGCACCCTGGCCGTCTCGGGGAACCAGCGCACGATGCGCAGACGCTCGTAGCGGCCCGCGAACGCGTTGCGGACGAGTACCGGTGCTCCCGGCCGCAGCACGCGGCGGATCTCGCGGGCGGCCGCCGGCAGGTCGGGGACGTGATGGGTCACCGTGGACAGCCAGGCCGCGTCGGCGCCCGCGTCCGGCAGGGGCAGGGACGCCGCGTGTCCCGCGCGGACCTGGATGTCCGGGCGGCCCGGGATCAGGGCCCGCATCGCCTCCGAGGGCTCGACCGCGACCACGCGCGCGCCGAACCAGTCGCAGAAGGCCGCGGCGAAGGCTCCGGTGCCCGCGCCGATGTCCACGACGGTCATGCCCGGGGACGGGTCCAGATGCCGTCGCACGGCGTCCTCCCAGGCCGCCAGCCCGTCGCGTGGGATCTCGCGAACGGCTCGGAAGGAAGTCGCTGTCGTGGCGTCATAGGTGATTCTGGCCATGCCCGTCCCGTCCGTAGGCCGCCCCCGGTGGGGCGCCCGGGCGAGGACAGCCGCTGTCCGTGACCGACGGGAGCTCGCCGCTTCGGCCGGCCCTGCGCCTCCCCGGCCGGTGCGGTCAGGCCCGCCCCCGGCCGGGCGCGCGGCCGAAGTGGGGCGCCCGCCCCGGCCGGTGCGGGCCCGGGCCGGCCAGCGCGGCGGGCCGGACGGCGCCGGTGCCGAAGCGCAGGTCGGCCTTGTCGAGGACGGGCTCCAGACGGCGGCGGTCCTCGGTGGCGGCGTCGAAGGTGAGCTGGACGTAGCCCCGCTCGGCGGCGGCGAGGGCGCCGACGCGGGCGGTGAGCGCGCGGATCCGGGCCCGCTGCAGGCCCAATGAGGCGAACATCGCGTACAGGACCTCCGTGATCGCCGGGGTGTGCGCGGTGGGTTCCCGCAGGGTCCGTGAGCGGGAGGTGTGGGAGCGGTCGGCGTAGGTG
The sequence above is a segment of the Kitasatospora sp. NBC_00240 genome. Coding sequences within it:
- a CDS encoding class I SAM-dependent methyltransferase, which produces MARITYDATTATSFRAVREIPRDGLAAWEDAVRRHLDPSPGMTVVDIGAGTGAFAAAFCDWFGARVVAVEPSEAMRALIPGRPDIQVRAGHAASLPLPDAGADAAWLSTVTHHVPDLPAAAREIRRVLRPGAPVLVRNAFAGRYERLRIVRWFPETARVLDTYPSVEETCAAFAQAGFAPAALEPVPQADIASLAELLERADALRDADTLMRSLSEEEFTRGKERLRAAVGAQDPAADLTSSLDLLVLR